In a single window of the Elaeis guineensis isolate ETL-2024a chromosome 6, EG11, whole genome shotgun sequence genome:
- the LOC105036253 gene encoding uncharacterized protein, producing MGKAVAGRRDWTQLYAIYGTDEWQTVAFLVLHATLFAGISLLLLLYFPHALTFLGALAPTAPLPALRFAAGFAGSVAALSALCLLYAAAEVLYSSLALRWEMAQRMVAAIPDWSAVRTALDVGCGRGMLLNAVAMQMKKEGSGGRVVGLERWRETAVAALRRARAEGVQEHVTCREGDARRLPFADGYFDVVVSAVHLSGLGRRVAGSSRAAAAAAERARGLGEMVRVLKPGGFGVVWDLVCAPEYAQRLREMQMEDVRVSDRVTACMVDSHIVSFRKPLNYAAGIPALPPLDWRTNIC from the coding sequence ATGGGGAAAGCGGTGGCTGGGCGCAGGGATTGGACGCAGCTCTACGCGATCTACGGGACGGACGAGTGGCAGACAGTGGCCTTCCTGGTTCTCCACGCCACCCTCTTCGCCGGcatctccctcctcctcctcctctacttCCCCCACGCCCTGACCTTCCTCGGCGCCCTCGCCCCCACCGCCCCCCTCCCCGCCCTCCGCTTCGCGGCCGGATTCGCCGGCTCCGTCGCCGCCCTCTCCGCCCTCTGCCTCCTCTACGCTGCCGCCGAGGTCCTCTACTCCTCGCTCGCCCTCCGCTGGGAGATGGCGCAGCGGATGGTGGCTGCCATCCCAGACTGGTCGGCGGTGCGGACGGCACTCGACGTGGGGTGCGGCCGCGGGATGCTGCTGAACGCGGTGGCGATGCAGATGAAGAAGGAGGGGAGCGGAGGCCGTGTGGTGGGGCTGGAACGCTGGAGGGAGACGGCGGTGGCAGCGCTCCGGCGAGCTCGGGCGGAGGGGGTCCAGGAGCACGTCACGTGCCGGGAGGGGGACGCGCGGCGGCTCCCCTTCGCGGACGGGTACTTCGACGTGGTGGTGTCCGCGGTGCACCTGAGCGGGCTGGGGCGGCGGGTGGCGGGGAGTTCTCGGGCGGCGGCTGCGGCGGCGGAGAGGGCCAGGGGGCTGGGGGAGATGGTGAGGGTGCTGAAGCCCGGTGGATTCGGGGTGGTGTGGGATCTGGTGTGCGCGCCGGAGTACGCGCAGAGGCTGCGGGAGATGCAGATGGAGGACGTCCGGGTATCGGATCGGGTCACCGCCTGCATGGTAGACAGCCACATCGTCTCCTTTCGGAAGCCGCTCAACTACGCCGCCGGGATACCGGCGCTGCCGCCGCTCGACTGGAGGACCAACATTTGTTGA